A portion of the Gemmatimonadaceae bacterium genome contains these proteins:
- a CDS encoding LptF/LptG family permease: MKILHKYVLKEHFGPLVFAMTALTSLLLLQYIAKRFGELVGKGLPWSVIAEFLVLSIPLTVALSLPMAVLVATLYAFSRLASENEITALKASGVSLRNMLTPVLWAAVGVTLFMVAFNDQVLPRANHRLRTLQGDIAQKKPTFGLREQAINEVSPGKLYLRAGRLSQTSNVMREITIYDLGDPTRRRTIYADSGHMAMSANQADLQLTLYSGTVQEVPTDKPEQLQRLYFKTQLIRVAGVGNEFQKTTNDTYKGEREMSVCEMERNAADARRRFVEARKEYREKVALAGQRKVKLSREALATRTVEPVDIGLGHAYCALLARTRVKELIAQTSAVQDPVKARTDSTRAGVDSAAATSLVQSAPVQSAPVQSVPVQSVPVQSVPVHAPPVRAPSQGVSIPAPSPSAANTGSAVPPQAIPNEVIPGQVEAARLRLIDSLRSINRFDVEIHKKFALAGACFIFVLLGAPIALRFPRAGVGLTIGVSLVVFGLYYVGLIAGESLARRGMVPPFVSMWIANAVFGVLALVLLARMGNEAASSRGDFREVLDNLRYRFRRRHQRVAIPRSSPRASES, translated from the coding sequence GTGAAGATACTCCACAAATACGTCCTCAAGGAGCACTTCGGACCCCTCGTCTTCGCAATGACAGCGCTCACGTCGTTGTTGCTGCTGCAATACATTGCGAAGCGGTTCGGAGAGCTGGTCGGCAAGGGACTCCCGTGGAGCGTCATCGCGGAGTTTCTCGTGCTCTCCATTCCGCTGACCGTCGCACTGTCGCTTCCGATGGCCGTGCTGGTTGCAACCTTGTACGCCTTCAGCCGGCTGGCGTCGGAGAACGAGATCACGGCGCTAAAGGCGAGCGGGGTGAGCCTGCGCAATATGCTCACTCCCGTCCTGTGGGCAGCCGTCGGAGTGACGCTGTTCATGGTAGCGTTCAACGACCAGGTTCTCCCACGCGCGAATCACCGGCTTCGCACGCTTCAGGGAGACATTGCGCAGAAGAAGCCGACGTTCGGGCTACGCGAGCAGGCGATCAACGAAGTAAGCCCCGGCAAGCTGTATCTCCGCGCCGGGCGGCTCTCCCAGACTTCCAACGTCATGCGAGAGATCACCATCTACGACCTCGGGGATCCGACACGCCGCCGCACGATCTACGCGGACAGCGGGCACATGGCGATGTCGGCCAATCAGGCCGACCTGCAGCTGACGCTATACAGCGGAACAGTGCAGGAGGTTCCGACCGACAAGCCGGAGCAGCTTCAGCGACTGTACTTCAAGACGCAGCTGATCCGCGTTGCCGGCGTGGGCAACGAGTTCCAGAAGACGACGAACGACACCTACAAGGGTGAGCGTGAGATGTCTGTCTGCGAGATGGAGCGGAACGCTGCAGATGCCCGGCGCCGCTTCGTCGAGGCGAGAAAGGAGTATCGCGAGAAGGTCGCACTGGCTGGGCAGCGAAAGGTGAAGCTGTCCAGGGAAGCGCTGGCGACGCGGACAGTGGAGCCGGTGGACATTGGCCTTGGTCACGCTTACTGCGCGCTCCTCGCCAGGACCAGGGTGAAGGAGCTGATCGCGCAGACGTCGGCGGTGCAGGATCCGGTGAAGGCGCGCACCGATTCGACGCGCGCCGGCGTGGATTCAGCGGCAGCCACGAGCCTTGTGCAGTCCGCGCCGGTGCAGTCCGCGCCAGTGCAGTCCGTGCCGGTGCAGTCCGTGCCAGTGCAGTCCGTGCCGGTGCACGCGCCGCCCGTGCGCGCTCCGTCGCAGGGCGTCTCCATTCCGGCACCTTCCCCGAGTGCGGCGAACACCGGCTCGGCCGTACCGCCGCAGGCGATTCCGAATGAAGTCATACCGGGTCAGGTCGAGGCCGCACGGCTTCGGCTGATCGACTCGCTCCGCAGCATCAACCGCTTCGACGTCGAGATCCACAAGAAATTCGCGCTCGCTGGGGCCTGCTTCATCTTCGTGCTCCTCGGCGCGCCTATCGCGCTGCGCTTCCCGCGCGCGGGGGTCGGCCTCACGATCGGCGTGAGTCTGGTGGTGTTCGGCCTGTACTACGTGGGCCTCATCGCCGGTGAATCGCTCGCACGGAGAGGTATGGTGCCCCCGTTCGTCTCGATGTGGATCGCGAACGCCGTATTCGGCGTGCTCGCGCTGGTGCTGCTGGCGCGGATGGGCAACGAAGCGGCCTCGTCACGCGGCGATTTCCGCGAGGTGCTCGACAACCTGAGGTATCGGTTCAGGCGCCGTCATCAGCGGGTGGCCATTCCGCGGAGCTCCCCTCGGGCCAGCGAATCGTGA